A single Pseudomonas sp. DC1.2 DNA region contains:
- a CDS encoding organic hydroperoxide resistance protein: MQTLYTAIATSTGGRDGRAISSDNILDVKLATPKELGGAGGAATNPEQLFAAGYSACFIGALKFVASQTQRKIPDNASITAHVGIGQIPGGFGLDIDLHISLPGLEQADAQSLVDAAHQVCPYSNATRGNVDVRLHVSV; this comes from the coding sequence ATGCAAACTCTCTACACCGCAATCGCAACCTCCACCGGCGGCCGTGATGGTCGTGCCATTTCCAGCGACAACATTCTCGACGTCAAACTCGCCACTCCGAAAGAACTCGGCGGCGCTGGCGGTGCGGCCACCAACCCTGAGCAACTGTTCGCGGCCGGCTATTCCGCCTGCTTCATCGGTGCATTGAAATTCGTCGCCAGCCAGACCCAGCGCAAAATCCCGGACAACGCCTCGATCACCGCCCATGTCGGCATCGGCCAGATCCCCGGCGGTTTCGGCCTCGACATCGACCTGCACATCAGCCTTCCGGGCCTTGAACAAGCCGATGCGCAAAGCTTGGTAGACGCCGCTCACCAAGTTTGCCCGTACTCCAACGCCACCCGTGGCAACGTCGATGTACGCCTGCACGTTAGCGTCTAA
- a CDS encoding DEAD/DEAH box helicase produces MTQETGGFAAFNLNPNILAAVIATGYEEPSAIQHQSIPIIMAGHDMIGQAQTGTGKTAAFALPILHRIDPAKREPQALILAPTRELALQVATAFETYAKQMPGVTVVAVYGGAPMGPQLKAIRNGAQIVVATPGRLCDHLRRDEKVLATVNHLVLDEADEMLKLGFMDDLEVIFKSLPATRQTVLFSATLPQSIRAIAERHLRDPQHVKIQTKTQTVTAIEQAHLLVHADQKTSAVLSLLEVEDFDALIMFVRTKQATLDLASALEAKGYKAAALNGDIAQNQRERVIESLKDGRLDIVVATDVAARGLDVPRITHVFNVDMPYDPESYVHRIGRTGRAGREGRALLLVTPRERRMLQVIERVTGQKVAEVRLPDAQAVLDARIKKLTNSLSPLVADAESTHGDLLDRLTADIGCTPRALAAALLRKATNAQALTLAAIEKERPLVPNNAPRGDRPERTGDRPDRGDRERRAPVALAEGRARCRTALGARDGIAAKNLLGAILNEGGLAREAIGRIQVRDSFSLVELPEDGLEKLLTKLKDTRVAGKQLKLRRYRED; encoded by the coding sequence ATGACCCAGGAAACCGGCGGCTTCGCCGCTTTTAATCTTAATCCGAATATCCTTGCAGCCGTCATCGCGACTGGCTACGAAGAGCCTTCGGCTATTCAGCATCAATCGATCCCGATCATCATGGCCGGCCACGACATGATTGGCCAGGCGCAAACCGGTACCGGTAAAACCGCCGCATTTGCCCTGCCAATCCTGCATCGCATCGATCCTGCTAAGCGCGAGCCGCAAGCCCTGATCCTGGCGCCAACCCGTGAGTTGGCGCTGCAAGTAGCAACCGCTTTCGAAACCTACGCCAAGCAAATGCCGGGCGTTACCGTTGTGGCCGTTTACGGCGGCGCCCCTATGGGTCCACAACTGAAAGCAATCCGTAATGGCGCACAGATTGTTGTCGCCACTCCGGGTCGTCTGTGCGACCACCTGCGTCGCGACGAAAAAGTCCTGGCTACCGTGAACCACCTGGTTCTCGACGAAGCGGACGAAATGCTCAAACTCGGTTTCATGGACGACCTGGAAGTTATCTTCAAGTCGTTGCCTGCAACCCGTCAGACCGTATTGTTCTCGGCGACCTTGCCGCAGTCGATCCGTGCCATTGCCGAGCGTCACCTGCGTGATCCGCAGCACGTGAAGATTCAGACCAAGACTCAGACCGTTACCGCGATCGAACAGGCTCACCTGTTGGTTCACGCTGACCAGAAGACCTCGGCTGTATTGAGCCTGCTGGAAGTCGAAGACTTCGACGCCCTGATCATGTTCGTGCGTACCAAGCAAGCGACCCTGGACCTGGCCAGTGCCCTTGAAGCCAAAGGCTACAAAGCTGCTGCGCTGAACGGTGACATTGCTCAGAACCAACGTGAGCGCGTGATCGAATCCCTCAAGGATGGCCGTCTGGACATCGTTGTAGCGACCGACGTAGCCGCTCGTGGTCTGGATGTTCCGCGTATCACTCACGTGTTCAACGTTGACATGCCATACGACCCAGAGTCCTACGTTCACCGTATCGGCCGTACCGGCCGTGCCGGTCGCGAAGGCCGTGCGTTGCTGCTGGTGACTCCGCGTGAGCGTCGCATGCTGCAAGTGATCGAGCGTGTAACCGGTCAAAAGGTTGCTGAAGTTCGCCTGCCGGACGCTCAAGCTGTTCTCGATGCTCGCATCAAGAAATTGACCAACAGCCTGTCGCCGCTGGTGGCTGACGCCGAGTCGACTCACGGTGATCTGCTGGATCGCCTGACCGCCGATATCGGTTGCACCCCACGTGCGCTGGCCGCTGCTCTGCTGCGCAAGGCAACCAACGCTCAGGCGTTGACCCTGGCTGCGATCGAGAAAGAACGTCCACTGGTGCCGAACAACGCACCGCGTGGCGATCGTCCAGAGCGTACCGGTGATCGTCCGGACCGTGGTGATCGTGAGCGTCGTGCTCCGGTTGCATTGGCTGAAGGTCGTGCTCGTTGCCGTACCGCGCTGGGCGCGCGTGATGGTATCGCTGCCAAGAACCTGCTGGGCGCTATCCTCAACGAGGGTGGCCTGGCTCGCGAAGCAATCGGTCGCATCCAGGTACGTGACAGCTTCAGTCTCGTCGAGCTGCCGGAAGATGGTCTGGAAAAACTCCTGACCAAACTGAAGGACACTCGCGTTGCTGGTAAGCAGTTGAAGCTGCGTCGCTATCGCGAAGATTAA
- a CDS encoding MarR family transcriptional regulator gives MTTERNTPDTCDDLLLNNQVCFALHSTSLMMTKAYKPLLQALGLTYPQYLAMMVLWERDGLTVGEISTRLLTDPGSLTPLLKRLEVEGLLSRTRSREDERVVIVELTEQGRALREKARGIPQCILGASGQTLEQLKTLQADLQVLRSNLQASL, from the coding sequence ATGACCACCGAACGCAACACCCCGGACACCTGCGATGACCTGCTGCTGAACAATCAGGTCTGCTTCGCGCTCCACTCCACTTCGCTGATGATGACCAAGGCCTACAAGCCACTTTTGCAAGCACTGGGTCTGACCTATCCGCAGTACCTGGCGATGATGGTGTTGTGGGAACGGGACGGATTGACCGTCGGCGAAATCAGCACACGCCTACTGACCGATCCCGGCTCATTGACGCCGCTGCTCAAGCGCCTCGAAGTCGAAGGCCTGCTCAGCCGCACTCGTAGCCGCGAAGACGAACGCGTGGTCATTGTCGAGCTGACCGAGCAAGGCCGCGCGCTAAGAGAAAAGGCTCGCGGCATACCTCAGTGCATCCTCGGTGCCAGTGGCCAGACATTGGAACAGTTGAAAACGCTGCAAGCGGATCTCCAGGTACTGCGCAGCAACCTGCAAGCCAGCCTGTAG
- a CDS encoding crotonase/enoyl-CoA hydratase family protein, whose product MTQPVSSRVSRERRGHVLLIGLDRVAKRNAFDLDLLNELSLAYGEFEADTEARVAVVFGHGEHFTAGLDLINTSAALAQGWQAPPGGCDPWGVLAGPRVSKPVIVAAQGYCLTIGIELMLAADINLCASNTRFAQMEVQRGIFPFGGATLRLHQVAGWGNAMRWLLTGDEFDAHDALHLGLVQEVMASEDLLPRAIELAQRIARQAPLGVQATLMSARQARYEGETAAAQALPPLVKKLLASEDAKEGVRSMVEKRPGVFKGL is encoded by the coding sequence ATGACTCAGCCCGTTTCCAGTCGCGTCAGCCGAGAACGACGCGGTCACGTCCTGTTGATCGGACTCGATCGAGTTGCCAAGCGCAACGCGTTCGACCTTGATCTGCTCAACGAACTGAGCCTTGCCTATGGCGAGTTCGAAGCAGATACCGAGGCGCGGGTAGCGGTCGTGTTCGGGCACGGCGAGCACTTCACCGCCGGGCTCGATCTGATCAACACCAGCGCGGCCCTGGCTCAGGGTTGGCAAGCGCCACCCGGTGGCTGTGATCCGTGGGGGGTATTGGCCGGCCCCAGGGTCAGCAAACCGGTGATCGTCGCCGCGCAGGGTTACTGCCTGACCATCGGCATCGAGCTGATGCTGGCCGCCGACATCAACCTGTGCGCCAGCAACACCCGCTTTGCCCAAATGGAAGTGCAACGCGGTATTTTTCCGTTCGGCGGCGCCACGCTACGGCTGCACCAAGTAGCCGGCTGGGGCAATGCCATGCGCTGGCTGCTAACCGGCGATGAGTTCGATGCCCATGACGCGCTGCACCTGGGACTGGTGCAGGAAGTCATGGCCAGCGAGGATTTGCTGCCGAGGGCGATTGAGCTGGCGCAGCGAATCGCCCGACAGGCGCCACTGGGCGTACAGGCGACGCTGATGTCTGCAAGGCAGGCGCGTTATGAAGGGGAAACAGCGGCAGCGCAGGCATTGCCGCCGCTGGTGAAAAAGTTGCTGGCCAGTGAAGATGCCAAGGAAGGAGTTCGTTCAATGGTCGAAAAGCGCCCCGGTGTTTTCAAAGGTCTTTGA
- a CDS encoding elongation factor P produces MKTGKELKPGTVIRLENDPWLVQKAEFTKSGRNSAIMKTKLKNLLTGYKTEIVYSADDKLDDVILDRKEATLSFISGDTYTFMDTSDYTMYELNAEDIEAVLPFVEEGMTDVCEAIFFEERLVSVELPTTIVRQIDYTEGSARGDTSGKVMKPAKLKNGTELSVADFIEIGDMIEIDTREGGSYKGRAK; encoded by the coding sequence ATGAAAACTGGTAAAGAACTGAAACCCGGTACCGTGATCCGTCTCGAAAACGATCCTTGGCTGGTTCAGAAAGCTGAATTCACCAAGTCCGGTCGTAACAGCGCGATCATGAAAACCAAGCTGAAGAACCTGCTGACCGGTTACAAGACCGAGATCGTTTACAGCGCTGACGACAAATTGGACGACGTGATCCTCGACCGCAAAGAAGCGACCCTGTCCTTCATCAGCGGCGACACTTACACGTTCATGGACACCTCCGACTACACCATGTACGAGCTGAACGCTGAAGACATCGAAGCCGTTCTGCCTTTCGTTGAAGAAGGCATGACCGATGTATGCGAAGCGATCTTCTTCGAAGAACGCCTGGTTTCCGTAGAACTGCCGACCACTATCGTGCGTCAGATCGACTACACCGAAGGTTCCGCTCGCGGCGACACTTCCGGCAAGGTGATGAAGCCTGCCAAACTGAAGAACGGTACCGAGCTGTCGGTTGCTGACTTCATCGAAATCGGCGACATGATCGAGATCGATACCCGCGAAGGCGGTTCCTACAAAGGCCGTGCCAAATAA
- a CDS encoding LysR substrate-binding domain-containing protein — protein MSAYPSIDTDVLRTFVAIADQGGFTRAGEMVNRTQSAVSMQMKRLEEDVLQRQLFERSGRQVKLTAEGQVLLGYARRILKLHSEVFNTLREPHMVGTVRIGTPDDYVMRFLPGILSRFAKFYPLIQIEVHCESTKQLLQRQDLDLSIVTREPGTEIGQLLRKERFVWAEAQCFSAHEQTPLPLAMFNSDCFCRQWACNALDAMGRDYRIAYNSTSLSALMAVVSAGLAVTAQLESLITADMRILGAAEDLPLLPEACIMLVRNLNNPSPITECLAEHIVEGFKL, from the coding sequence ATGTCCGCCTACCCCAGTATCGACACCGATGTGCTACGCACCTTTGTTGCCATCGCCGATCAGGGCGGTTTCACCCGTGCCGGAGAAATGGTCAACCGCACGCAGTCGGCGGTCAGCATGCAGATGAAACGCCTGGAAGAAGATGTTTTGCAGCGACAACTGTTCGAACGGAGCGGGCGCCAGGTCAAACTCACGGCCGAAGGGCAGGTACTACTGGGCTATGCACGGCGCATCCTCAAACTTCACAGCGAAGTCTTCAATACACTGCGCGAGCCGCACATGGTCGGCACCGTGCGCATTGGGACGCCTGATGATTACGTTATGCGCTTTTTGCCGGGCATTCTGTCGCGTTTTGCGAAGTTCTACCCGCTGATCCAGATCGAAGTTCACTGCGAATCGACCAAACAGTTGTTACAGCGCCAGGACCTGGACTTGTCCATCGTCACCCGCGAACCCGGCACCGAAATAGGCCAGTTGCTGCGCAAAGAGCGCTTCGTCTGGGCCGAGGCGCAATGTTTCAGCGCTCACGAGCAAACGCCATTGCCCTTGGCAATGTTCAACAGTGACTGTTTCTGTCGGCAGTGGGCCTGCAATGCCCTTGATGCCATGGGCCGCGATTACCGCATCGCCTACAACAGCACGAGCCTGTCCGCATTGATGGCCGTGGTCAGCGCCGGCCTGGCCGTCACCGCGCAACTGGAAAGCCTGATCACTGCGGACATGCGCATCCTTGGCGCCGCCGAAGACCTGCCGTTGCTGCCAGAAGCTTGCATCATGCTGGTGCGCAATCTGAACAACCCCTCCCCGATTACGGAATGCCTGGCAGAGCACATCGTCGAAGGTTTCAAACTTTAA
- a CDS encoding LysR family transcriptional regulator gives MNPNQLTEQLGLFLDVLETGSFSAASRRHPLTPSAVARRIDSLENAVGSQLFIRSTHAVRATPAGLAFAERARRIVAELRLARAEAVSLSSAPEGLLRVDAPAAFGRRHLAPVIADFLMLYPNLDVQLHLIDSFVDMQGLNLGKVDLVLRAGQMADTRLVATPLANMVRIACASPDYLKRRGVPIDPTQLTEHDGLDWDGLAPAFAWRFEREGHMHFHRPARIRMKANNAEALVCGALAGLGIAHLPTWLASEYLLRGELLPLFCESGLPKAETTGIYALRLEQHANARSRLLLEYLKTRFSPIPPWDLALQSDLHRH, from the coding sequence ATGAACCCCAATCAACTCACAGAGCAACTCGGCCTGTTCCTCGATGTACTGGAAACCGGCAGTTTTTCCGCCGCGTCACGTCGCCATCCGCTAACGCCTTCGGCGGTCGCACGGCGTATCGATAGTCTTGAAAACGCGGTCGGCAGCCAGTTGTTCATCCGCAGCACTCATGCAGTACGCGCGACACCGGCCGGCCTGGCTTTTGCCGAACGTGCCCGACGCATCGTTGCCGAACTGCGACTGGCCCGGGCCGAAGCCGTCTCATTGAGTAGCGCACCGGAGGGGCTGCTTCGAGTCGATGCACCGGCAGCGTTCGGACGCAGACATCTGGCGCCCGTGATTGCCGACTTTCTGATGCTCTACCCCAATCTCGATGTGCAATTGCACCTGATCGACAGTTTTGTCGACATGCAGGGTTTGAATTTAGGCAAGGTCGATCTGGTGCTGCGTGCTGGGCAAATGGCCGATACCCGACTGGTGGCCACGCCGCTGGCGAACATGGTTCGCATCGCCTGTGCCAGCCCCGATTACTTGAAACGTCGGGGCGTACCAATCGATCCTACGCAGTTGACCGAGCACGATGGTCTTGACTGGGACGGCCTCGCCCCAGCTTTTGCCTGGCGCTTCGAACGCGAGGGGCATATGCACTTTCACCGCCCTGCGCGTATCAGAATGAAAGCCAACAATGCCGAAGCGCTGGTGTGCGGCGCGTTGGCCGGACTGGGCATCGCCCATTTGCCGACGTGGCTGGCCAGCGAGTACCTGTTGCGAGGGGAGCTGTTGCCATTGTTCTGCGAAAGCGGCCTGCCGAAAGCGGAAACGACAGGCATCTATGCGTTGCGCCTTGAGCAGCATGCGAACGCACGCAGTCGTTTGCTGCTGGAATACCTGAAAACCCGCTTTAGCCCCATCCCGCCATGGGATCTAGCGCTGCAAAGCGACCTGCATCGGCACTAG
- a CDS encoding sulfite exporter TauE/SafE family protein — protein sequence MIEFLIYLVFGVALGTMGGLFGIGGGLIAIPLLGVLFGLDQQIAQGTALVMVVPNVMLALWRYHQRNRIELRHALPLASMGFCFAWIGSTWAVGVDAQTMRLGFVAFLVVLSAYNLVRMFIVSAPASAQMQYSWPWLGLLGAVSGTMGGLFGVGGAVVATPVLTSLFGTSQVVAQGLSLALALPSTSITLATYALHHQVSWMIGLPLAIGGLMSISWGVKIAHAMPERLLRGLFCGFLVFCAAMLAVKV from the coding sequence GTGATTGAGTTTTTGATCTATCTGGTTTTTGGCGTTGCCCTCGGAACCATGGGCGGACTGTTCGGCATCGGCGGCGGCCTGATTGCCATTCCGCTGCTTGGCGTGTTGTTTGGGCTTGACCAGCAGATCGCGCAAGGTACGGCGCTGGTGATGGTGGTGCCCAACGTGATGCTGGCGTTGTGGCGCTATCACCAGCGCAACCGCATCGAGCTACGCCATGCGCTGCCGCTGGCCTCGATGGGGTTTTGCTTTGCCTGGATCGGTTCAACCTGGGCGGTGGGCGTTGATGCGCAAACCATGCGCTTAGGGTTTGTCGCGTTTCTGGTGGTGCTGTCTGCCTACAATCTGGTGCGAATGTTTATCGTCAGCGCGCCGGCGTCTGCGCAGATGCAGTATTCATGGCCGTGGCTGGGGTTACTCGGCGCTGTGTCGGGCACCATGGGCGGGTTGTTTGGTGTAGGCGGGGCGGTGGTGGCAACCCCGGTGCTGACCAGCCTGTTCGGCACCAGTCAGGTAGTGGCTCAAGGTTTGTCTCTGGCGTTGGCGCTGCCGAGTACAAGCATCACGCTGGCGACTTACGCCCTGCACCATCAGGTGAGCTGGATGATTGGTCTGCCCTTGGCCATCGGTGGCCTGATGAGTATCAGTTGGGGCGTGAAAATTGCCCACGCAATGCCGGAGCGTCTGTTGCGCGGGCTGTTTTGTGGCTTCCTGGTATTTTGTGCGGCCATGCTCGCCGTTAAAGTTTGA
- a CDS encoding DUF1127 domain-containing protein has product MKGQNQPATEDRFSIHAVSDLLHKFGRWYELHRERELLASLSDEALKDIGVSRADVEQESIRPFWDDPIHK; this is encoded by the coding sequence ATGAAAGGTCAAAATCAGCCAGCAACGGAAGACAGGTTCTCGATTCACGCGGTGTCCGATCTGCTGCACAAGTTTGGTCGCTGGTACGAACTTCACCGCGAACGTGAGCTGCTGGCGAGCTTGAGTGATGAAGCGCTGAAAGACATCGGTGTGAGCCGAGCCGATGTGGAGCAGGAGTCGATCAGGCCGTTTTGGGACGATCCGATTCATAAATGA
- a CDS encoding spermidine synthase: MTEERVEHLLAEVQDEFGVIRVLEVADYRFLEFGDAIEQSCVFTADPSWLEYDYTRAMLIGALCHEQPESALFLGLGAGTLTQACLKFLPLDDVEAIELRPDVPRLAIEYLGLDDDPRLYIRIGDALELLETAEPADLIFVDLYTDVGPGVGHLAWRFLGDCQKRLNPGGWLVINQWATDDGKPLGAALFRGLYHRHYWELPVKEGNVILIVPSELDQELNMEGLITRAEGLAPQLGYSLQSLIKAIRPAT, from the coding sequence ATGACTGAGGAGCGCGTCGAGCATCTGCTCGCCGAGGTACAGGATGAGTTCGGGGTGATTCGCGTGCTGGAAGTGGCCGATTATCGTTTTCTCGAATTCGGCGATGCCATTGAGCAAAGCTGCGTTTTCACCGCTGATCCGAGCTGGCTGGAGTACGACTACACCCGCGCTATGTTGATTGGTGCGTTGTGCCATGAGCAGCCGGAGAGCGCTTTGTTTCTGGGGTTGGGTGCCGGCACCCTGACCCAGGCATGCCTTAAGTTTCTGCCACTGGACGACGTCGAGGCCATTGAGCTGCGCCCCGACGTACCGCGCCTGGCCATCGAATACCTGGGGCTGGATGACGATCCGCGACTGTATATCCGGATTGGCGACGCGTTGGAGCTGCTGGAAACGGCTGAGCCTGCGGACCTCATTTTTGTCGACCTTTATACCGACGTCGGTCCGGGTGTCGGGCACTTGGCCTGGCGTTTTCTTGGCGACTGCCAGAAACGCTTGAATCCGGGTGGCTGGCTGGTGATCAATCAGTGGGCCACCGACGATGGCAAACCGTTGGGTGCTGCGTTGTTTCGTGGCCTTTATCACCGGCATTACTGGGAGCTGCCGGTGAAGGAGGGCAACGTAATCCTGATCGTGCCGTCGGAGCTGGATCAGGAGCTGAACATGGAGGGCCTGATTACTCGGGCCGAAGGGCTGGCGCCGCAGTTAGGGTATTCGTTGCAGTCGCTGATCAAGGCAATCCGGCCGGCGACATAG
- a CDS encoding class II 3-deoxy-7-phosphoheptulonate synthase, protein MNQPWSPDSWRALPIQQQPHYPDAAKLLQVEQTLASYPPLVFAGEARELRRQFAEVTQGRAFLLQGGDCAESFAEFSAAKIRDTFKVLLQMAIVMTFAAGCPVVKVGRMAGQFAKPRSANDETIGGVTLPAYRGDIVNGIGFDEKSRVPDPERLLQSYHQSTATLNLLRAFAQGGFADLHQVHKWNLDFIANSALAEKYSHLADRIDETLAFMRACGMDSSPQLRETSFFTAHEALLLNYEEAFVRRDSLTNDYYDCSAHMLWIGDRTRQLDGAHVEFLRGVNNPIGVKVGPSMNPDDLIRLIDALNPDNDPGRLNLIARMGANKVGDHLPALIRAVQREGKQVLWSCDPMHGNTIKASSGYKTRDFAQILGEVKQFFQVHEAECTYAGGIHIEMTGQNVTECIGGARPITEDGLSDRYHTHCDPRMNADQSLELAFLIAETLKQVRR, encoded by the coding sequence ATGAACCAACCCTGGAGCCCTGACAGCTGGCGCGCCCTGCCGATCCAGCAGCAACCCCATTACCCAGACGCGGCCAAGTTGCTGCAAGTCGAGCAAACCCTGGCCAGCTATCCGCCGCTAGTGTTTGCCGGCGAAGCCCGGGAGTTGCGCCGTCAATTTGCCGAAGTGACCCAGGGGCGCGCGTTTCTGTTGCAGGGCGGCGACTGCGCCGAAAGCTTCGCTGAGTTCTCCGCCGCGAAAATCCGCGACACCTTTAAGGTGCTGCTGCAAATGGCGATTGTCATGACCTTTGCCGCCGGTTGCCCAGTGGTCAAGGTCGGCCGCATGGCCGGTCAGTTCGCCAAACCGCGTTCGGCCAATGACGAAACCATCGGCGGCGTGACCCTGCCGGCCTATCGCGGTGACATCGTCAACGGCATCGGTTTCGACGAAAAAAGCCGCGTGCCCGACCCGGAGCGCCTGTTGCAGTCGTATCACCAGTCCACCGCCACGCTGAACCTGTTGCGTGCTTTCGCCCAAGGCGGCTTTGCCGACTTGCACCAAGTGCATAAGTGGAACCTCGATTTCATCGCCAACTCAGCCCTGGCCGAGAAGTACAGCCACCTGGCTGATCGCATCGATGAAACCCTGGCCTTCATGCGCGCCTGCGGCATGGACAGCTCGCCACAACTGCGCGAAACCAGTTTCTTCACTGCCCATGAAGCGCTGCTGCTTAACTACGAAGAAGCCTTCGTGCGCCGCGACAGCCTGACCAACGATTACTACGACTGCTCGGCCCACATGCTGTGGATCGGCGACCGTACCCGTCAATTGGACGGCGCTCACGTCGAATTCTTGCGCGGGGTAAACAACCCAATCGGGGTCAAGGTCGGCCCGAGCATGAACCCTGACGACCTGATTCGTCTGATCGACGCACTCAACCCGGATAACGATCCGGGTCGCTTGAACCTGATCGCGCGAATGGGCGCGAACAAGGTCGGGGATCACCTGCCTGCATTGATCCGAGCCGTGCAGCGCGAAGGTAAGCAAGTGCTGTGGAGTTGCGACCCGATGCACGGTAATACCATCAAGGCCAGCAGTGGCTACAAGACGCGCGACTTCGCGCAGATCCTGGGTGAGGTGAAGCAATTCTTCCAGGTTCACGAGGCTGAATGCACATACGCCGGGGGCATCCACATCGAAATGACCGGGCAGAACGTCACCGAATGCATCGGTGGGGCACGACCGATCACCGAGGATGGCTTGTCGGATCGTTATCACACCCATTGCGACCCACGCATGAATGCCGATCAGTCGCTGGAGCTGGCGTTTTTGATTGCTGAAACCTTGAAGCAGGTCAGGCGCTAA
- a CDS encoding alpha/beta hydrolase, which translates to MRTFSKVLTGTVLALSIHSAFAGDGIEHSTQAFLDALNAGTGKPMEQLTPKDARAVLTGAQAGVKLTLPKADVSEKIIQVDGQSISLTIVRPAGVKSELPVFMFFHGGGWVLGDFPTHERLVRDLVVGSGAAAVFVNYTPSPEAHYPVAINQAYAATKWVAEHGKEINVDGKRLAVAGNSVGGNMATVVSLMAKDKGTPAIKFQLLLWPVTDASFETASYNQFAEGHFLTKNMMKWFWDNYTTDAKQRNEIYASPLRATTAQLKGLPPALVQTASADVLRDEGEAYARKLDEAGVPVTAVRYNGMIHDYGLLNVVSQVPEVRSAILQASEELKQHLK; encoded by the coding sequence ATGCGCACTTTCAGTAAAGTTTTGACCGGTACCGTTCTCGCCCTGTCCATCCACAGTGCATTTGCAGGCGATGGCATTGAACACAGCACCCAGGCATTTCTCGATGCGCTGAATGCCGGCACCGGCAAACCGATGGAGCAACTGACGCCTAAAGACGCTCGCGCCGTCCTGACGGGTGCGCAGGCCGGGGTAAAGCTGACGCTGCCAAAAGCCGATGTCAGTGAGAAAATCATTCAAGTCGACGGTCAATCCATCAGTCTGACCATCGTCCGGCCGGCTGGGGTCAAGAGCGAACTGCCAGTGTTTATGTTCTTCCACGGCGGGGGCTGGGTGCTGGGGGATTTCCCGACTCACGAACGGCTGGTTCGGGACTTGGTAGTGGGGTCGGGTGCGGCGGCCGTGTTCGTCAATTACACCCCGTCGCCGGAAGCGCATTACCCGGTGGCGATCAACCAGGCGTATGCCGCCACAAAGTGGGTGGCCGAACACGGGAAGGAGATCAACGTCGATGGCAAGCGCCTGGCGGTGGCCGGCAACAGCGTGGGTGGCAACATGGCGACCGTCGTGTCGCTGATGGCCAAAGACAAGGGCACACCCGCTATCAAGTTCCAATTGCTGCTATGGCCTGTCACTGATGCCAGTTTCGAGACAGCCTCCTACAACCAGTTTGCGGAAGGACACTTCCTCACCAAAAACATGATGAAGTGGTTCTGGGATAACTACACCACCGACGCCAAGCAACGTAACGAGATCTACGCCTCACCGCTGCGGGCAACCACCGCACAACTCAAAGGGCTGCCGCCCGCACTGGTGCAAACCGCCAGCGCCGACGTGCTGCGCGATGAAGGCGAGGCTTACGCCCGCAAGCTCGACGAGGCAGGGGTGCCCGTCACGGCAGTACGCTACAACGGCATGATCCACGACTACGGCTTACTCAATGTCGTGAGTCAGGTGCCCGAAGTGCGTTCGGCGATACTTCAAGCCTCTGAAGAGCTTAAGCAACACCTGAAATAA